GCCCTCTAAATCATATTTTTCTGCTAGTTTTTCTGTAAACTGATTTAGCTGCTGAAATTCTGCCTCATGTACTTTCGCGTAAAGTCCACCTACAATGGCTTGTTCCACTTCCCCCTCGTTACTTGTTCCACTTCCTAATTCGTCTTTTCTATTAAGAATAAATTTTACAGTAACCGAGGTAGTAAACTGAACCGGCGTCTCGCTTTCAACAATAACAACCGCTCCATTTCGCGCTGGTACTACATTATTCACTTTTACGTCTGTTTTATATTTTGTTTTCATATAATTTATTGCTTCTTGTTTTATCTCTTCCTCATGCTTTTTCACTCGTTCTGCTGATTTATTCCCGTCAACAAACGAATAGCCTTGTCCTATATAATCTTGCACTGGTGTGGTTCCCTTTTGGGCTTTTTCTTCCGCTGTTTGTTCCTTCATATTGAAACATCCGGATAGTAAAAATAATATTGCTGATAAACTTAGGATGATTTTTTTCATTTGTTCTCCTGTCTACGTTCTGTATTGTAGTATTGAATAATCCCAAACTCCTAATGTATGCTAAGTAGCCTAAGATTCTCTTCCTCATCTTAGACTACTCATTCCCGCACATAATTAGTTTTTATTCTCTCTTTGAAATTTGTTGTAGAACTTTGTCGCTTGTCTTGTTGTTGGTTTTTGATACTGATTCCATCTTTTTCTCTATATTATTAACGAAAAAATAGTACTATCTCCAACCACCAATCAATTTATTATATCCGTCCGTCTTGCCAGTCCCTTTTTCCCGTAATAGCTTATGATGCTTAAAAAAATAATTCTCATAAATATACTGTCCATGTCGCTTGTGATTTTAGCGTTGATATTTCTTTCAAGAACGCATATCAAACAGCTTTTATGTTACTTCCCTCTTTTACCAGTTCTATTATTCCCTTAATAATTTATGGATCTTATCTAGCATTATTTTTACTTCTCGAGCAATTGTATTTATGTCTAAAATTAACATCTATACCTCTATACTTTATCTACATTCTTTATTTCGTCTTCTTAAAACTGATTTTTGCTTCTTTGGAACTATCATATTTCAGGTCTTCATAATACCAAAAATAACAATCGTCTCCGTCTAGCTCTATAGGAATAACTTTTGTTGGGTGTTTTCCATTAACAGTTAGATTAGGAGCGTTTTTATTGTAAGAGGTACCCCATTGAAGCTGGCTAGTTTCTGGATAAAGATTGAAGATTTGATAGGTATTGTATAAATTTAAACACGTCTGAATTTCATACTCACCGTCTCTAATTTCATAATTATTTTTAGCAAAAAATCCAGAAATCTGGGTCGCATTTGTCGGTGTTGAATATTTCTTTTTACTCCCTTCTTTTTTAACTTTGAATTTATAAACGACCAATGAATCTTTATGATTATTGGTCTCTCTTACATTTCCAATGAAAAATAAAATCGCATTTGTTTCATTTTCTAGTAAAAGTACTTTTTCTTTGATTACTTTTTTATTAAGATTTGGACTATCTTTGGCATCACTATCTTTAGCAAAAGTATTGTTTTTCACTGCATCCTCTATCGTATCGTAATAAGAGAGTTCTACCTCATCCTCATCTTTTGAGCCTCCTTTTGTAATAGTTTGTTTGGTTACTTGAGCATTATCTCCTGTTGTGCTGTTTTCGGATTTGGTGATAGTTTTTTTCTTATCACTTGTATAATTAGCTTTCTCTTCTGCATTCATGGCATTGAAATATATTCCTATCGACCATGTTATCAAAACTAATAGAGCTATCCAGAGTTTTTTCGTTCGATTAATTTTCATTTTATCAGCTTCAACTCCTTGTGAAATAAATTGCAGGAAAACAAAATAATTTCCCTTGTTTTAACTACAATTCAAATTCCTATATCCTATAACCCATATTTTATTATTATTTATTGTATTTCTACGATAAGCTAATTACTATGTGGAAATAAATTTCTAAGAAATTACTATATACGCTCCGTTTATTTATACTGCACATGCAACTCCGACCTTCATCCACGCCTCAATTATTTGTTTTATTACAACTGGAATCGCAGCATCATCAAGTGTTCCAATTACTGTAGCGTCATCAACAGCAAGAAAGGCTAAAATTACTCCACCTGCTAATGTCGTGGTTAAAGCTACAGCAATTTCTTTCATAGGTACATCCTCCCAACGCAAAAAATCTTCTGAGTAAGTGTACATATCTGATAGCCCTGTTTCCGTATTTATGCCACTTCCTACATTTGATTTGATTCCGTTTAAATCTACCGTATAGCCTAAACTAGCCGTTTCTCCATTCTTACCACTTGAATTTATACTACTACTAATAGACATATCGTTTAAATTAATTGAAGTACCCTGAGAAAAAGTTCCTCCTGAAAAAGGTATATGAATTTCAGGGAGATTGATAGTCCAACTTCCCTCTGTGTCATTACCTTTATTTTCATACACAATTAAGTTTCCTCCGATGTGTTGTTTAGTTGTATGATTCACGTTTCCAACAGTTTCATCAAAGATAATGGTGTCTGTACCCACAACATTATTATTCCAAAAATCTTTTACCGTATCCACACCACTATTCCATGCGTTCACAACGCCATCTCTCGCATTCGATATTCCATCTTGAAAATCTTTCACACTCGGAAATGCACCATCTGCGTCAACGAAATCTATTGGTTGATTAAAACAATAGGCATAAGCATGCATGGTTTTTGGGACATAAATGCTCCCCTTCATCGAGTCTTCACTGATAAAACGCCCCTCAGTAGCATCCAAATATCTTTTCTCTGCAAAATAAAGATTTCCTACCTCTTCGATTTGATGCCCTGTGAAACCAAATTTCGGAGGTGT
Above is a window of Listeria swaminathanii DNA encoding:
- a CDS encoding DUF1672 family protein is translated as MKKIILSLSAILFLLSGCFNMKEQTAEEKAQKGTTPVQDYIGQGYSFVDGNKSAERVKKHEEEIKQEAINYMKTKYKTDVKVNNVVPARNGAVVIVESETPVQFTTSVTVKFILNRKDELGSGTSNEGEVEQAIVGGLYAKVHEAEFQQLNQFTEKLAEKYDLEGYTQEAREKTSPNGYQGKYYFVTLGFSDYLSVYNAYLANPEISTDDLRALFIKDDPTSKNMNIPMAFFSKEDKLPEQKLADDLTEELWKEQGLPKGNYDIRVYKNHIVNRVGLPDGESVDVTEIIK